Within the Silurus meridionalis isolate SWU-2019-XX chromosome 2, ASM1480568v1, whole genome shotgun sequence genome, the region ataataaactgtgttaaaaaaaaataacaagcagtTATGTTTCGCATTTCTTCTCCCCAACCATGCCGAAATTTAACCGAACCTTGACTTAAAAACCAAAGAACGTATTAGACTGTGCATTTgatttattagggctgtcaatcgattaaaatcaAATCCGGATTAATCACAaattaatcgcacatttgtatctgttctaaatcaaattaataCTTATTAAGTTTTTACTCTGATCATCATGGGCATTAACAATtgttgatgctttatgcaaatgtatgtttattattggtgaaaccaaactcaacttagagcatgaagagaaaatattcttgtaaatattttaaaggatttatggtgttttaaattacctCAATtttcaggacaccaaacaaaacttttgctatgtttccacacggacggttttaatggGCGGATCTGTGCATCATGGTgaaatttggtgcttttggtGCTTCTTTTCTAATACAGGTTTGAATAAACTTTTTCGATTtgttgaatttaaaatgtaatgcctTTTTTCAGTTTGCTCTCCTGTGAAGAAGATGTAACGATGGGCCAATCTGGTTGAAACTGACCGAAGCACTGATTGATCTGTTACACTTATACATCACTGTGAGTGAAGTTCATAATTTAATTCATGATATCACAATGTAGTTACAGTAAATTTCCAGACAGTACAGTATTTTCTTAAATCTTCACTGGGCATAATTTACCCCTGAATATGACCCTTAGTGTAAAAATCTAACATATACAGGGTGGtgcagggaaacaggaaattttggaactaggagttggTGACCATGAGGACATTGGCAATTTTTTCAACCAGTGCAATTTCAAACCCCTTGCCTTTAGTTAATGGAGCAGTGGAATTTTCCACAAAAAGCGTTCGCTGTAAACTCTTTTAGAAGAATGGTGATAGTTTGAGTACTGCACAAAGGGTATTTCACCATCATTGCTAGTTAGGATGTTATGATCATGTCCTGTCTGGTAATTTTGAAGAAACGGGTTCAGCCTTAAAAACACAAGTCCCCAGAAAATATTGAGACTGTTTGAGCTGCAATCATGAGGGCCCATCACTGTTCCTTTCCACAACGTGCATCATCGATGTGTCGAGCTGTTTCTTCGAAATGACACCCATTTTGTAGAGATGAGAAATCCAAATATGTGTACAGATTTAAATACTTCAGAATCACTCAGTGAACAGATTGGAGTCTCACAGGTCACTTGAGTCAGTAAGGGTTCTACCTTCTTTTGCCATGgaattccactagagggcactcaCCAAATAATTGGACTCAAGTCCCTCGGATCCAGCTGATTCGCTCCGCTCTACGAGTCTGATGGATCCCCTGAATTCCACAATTAATACTGTATGGATCAGTGAGGACTCGCATAGGAGCTGCGATTTTGAGTCTGACCATACAGGAAGTTTCCGAACAACTCACTCAGCTACTTGTTGCTACAGTTACTTGCTAACAAAAACTTAAAACAACTAAGGCGTGtaatatatagttatagtttatgtatttatagttACACATAGTTCAGTAGCAAGATAATCAAGGACTCAAGTGATCCGAGTAAATAAAGAGAATGATTCATTAATCCCGAGTCATATCTAGGGATTTAACCTGGATAAATCTGGATTTACTCACCTCTAGTTGTTATCACGTGACTCGACGAGACACGATCATGACGTCCTGAATGGTAATAATCCCGGATTTCCCTTTTAGCACTCACAATATCACCATCCTTTTAAAATCTTTAGAGCGAACGCTCACTGTGCAACGATCCACTGCTCCATTGTAGCTAATGGCAAGGGGTTTAAATGAGTTTGCAGTGGTTCCAAACGATCACAGATGCCCCAAAATCGCCAACTCCAAGTTCCAAAAATGTCCATTTCCCTACACCACTGTATATCCagtatatgttttgttttagatCTTCATTAAGAAGTCAACATGAGGACACTAGAAGAAATCGAGCAGTTGGAGCAGTCTCGATACGGACGGCCCTCACCAAGGCATGGTCTCAAGTTGCTGTATTGGTTTGCTAAGAACTGTCTCTCTTTCAAGCAAAACAATGTCATGCTGTCACACTGTTATCCAAGTAAAGGACATTTTGGGTTTCAcacatttgaaaacaaatatgaaaGAAACGGTTATAAACTTTTGCCTGATGTGGCGCTTCCCTACTACGAAGTTGGCAATCTGAGCAAACCGGCTGCTGAACATCTTCCGTCTTATGTCCGAGAGGATTACACCGGGCTCCGAGACAGAAGCAACAAGGACCGCATCATAGTCAGCCTCAACAACAAGTGGCTTCATAGCATTTATGTGACTGAGCACAGTGATTGGTCAAGTTTTAACAAACAAGCCACCTACTGCATCAGCAAGCACCTCATTCGGATGATCAGGGATCTGACCTTAGAAGAGTTTCTTCTAAAAACTGGTTATTCGAAAgagcacataaacacacatggtCCTACAGAACTGAGGAACCAACTACCTTCAGTCTTCGCTCCACTAATAACCTCCATCAACATACAAGTACAAGACCTTCACACTGAGGCCGAATTACCTTTAAGCTTGGTAAAGAATAATACACAAGGACACCATGAAGCTCCATCAAAATCCTCATCCTCCATTTGTACTCcagcatcttcatcttcaaaaAACCAAGACCTTCACACTGAGGCCGAATTACCTTTAAGCTTGATAAGGAATAATACACAAGGACACCATGAAGCTCCATCAAAATCCTCATCCTCCATTTGTACTCCAGCACCTACATCTTTAACAACCCAAGACCTTAACACTGAGGCCGAATCACCTTTTAGcttgataaataataatacacaaggACACCATGAAGCTCTATCAACATCTCCAGCACATACATCTTCTCCAAACCAAGACTTTCACACTAAAATTGAACTTCCTACAGACATCCAAACAATCTTCACACTCACGCCATCTCCTTTTTTACAAATGAACTCTTTCTTCTgggggttttgttttgtttttctgtttttgttttttttctttttatggacGGACGCTATGAAAGTGTCAACGATTATCGTTTTTCTATCTTCGTCATTTCGTTGGAAAAAACgcaacaaaacacaaatccaCGCTGTGACCACCAACGCATTTGGCCTGAACGTCAAATCTCCAAGGAACCAAAGCCCTAATACGGACCCTTCTCCAATTTCACAAATCAACTCTTACTTTTGggtgttttatttcctttgtctttttatctttttctatTACTTCTGGGGGACAGTGATGCAGATA harbors:
- the LOC124395783 gene encoding uncharacterized protein LOC124395783 yields the protein MRTLEEIEQLEQSRYGRPSPRHGLKLLYWFAKNCLSFKQNNVMLSHCYPSKGHFGFHTFENKYERNGYKLLPDVALPYYEVGNLSKPAAEHLPSYVREDYTGLRDRSNKDRIIVSLNNKWLHSIYVTEHSDWSSFNKQATYCISKHLIRMIRDLTLEEFLLKTGYSKEHINTHGPTELRNQLPSVFAPLITSINIQVQDLHTEAELPLSLVKNNTQGHHEAPSKSSSSICTPASSSSKNQDLHTEAELPLSLIRNNTQGHHEAPSKSSSSICTPAPTSLTTQDLNTEAESPFSLINNNTQGHHEALSTSPAHTSSPNQDFHTKIELPTDIQTIFTLTPSPFLQMNSFFWGFCFVFLFLFFFFLWTDAMKVSTIIVFLSSSFRWKKRNKTQIHAVTTNAFGLNVKSPRNQSPNTDPSPISQINSYFWVFYFLCLFIFFYYFWGTVMQIFLIAAFLFQTHISRRNAVNDENFECCASNCSFHYSWKISLASLGQVFMAFSLTFISFVPLGRYGTKGPYSGAQEWQHSVPGI